One part of the Coffea eugenioides isolate CCC68of chromosome 10, Ceug_1.0, whole genome shotgun sequence genome encodes these proteins:
- the LOC113749907 gene encoding serine/threonine-protein kinase SAPK1-like translates to MEKYEIVKDIGSGNFGVAKLVRERWTKELFAVKFIERGQKIDEHVQREIMNHRSLKHPNIIRFKEVLLTPTHLAIVMEYAAGGELFARICNAGRFNEDEARFFFQQLISGVSYCHSMQICHRDLKLENTLLDGSLAPRVKICDFGYSKSAVFHSQPKSTVGTPAYIAPEVLSKKEYDGKLADVWSCGVTLYVMLVGAYPFEDPTDPKNFRKTIMRILTVHYSIPDYVRISVECRHLLSRIFVANPEKRINIAEIKRHPWFLQNLPVEVMEAGSLQSNDINTPAQSIEEVLAITQEARTLEVAKAGLLSLGSMDLDDLDDADLEEDTEASGDFVCSI, encoded by the exons ATGGAAAAGTATGAGATTGTTAAGGACATTGGATCGGGTAACTTTGGTGTAGCTAAGCTTGTGAGAGAGAGGTGGACTAAAGAACTCTTTGCTGTTAAGTTTATTGAAAGAGGCCAAAAG ATTGATGAACATGTGCAGCGGGAGATTATGAACCATAGATCATTGAAGCATCCCAATATAATCCGCTTCAAagag GTCTTGCTGACTCCTACCCATCTAGCTATAGTAATGGAGTATGCGGCAGGAGGAGAACTCTTTGCGAGGATATGCAATGCTGGAAGGTTCAATGAAGATGAG GCAAggtttttctttcaacaactgATATCAGGTGTTAGCTACTGTCATTCAATG CAAATATGTCATAGAGATCTTAAGCTGGAAAATACACTACTTGATGGAAGTTTAGCCCCACGGGTGAAGATATGTGACTTTGGGTACTCCAAG TCAGCAGTGTTTCATTCTCAGCCAAAGTCAACTGTAGGAACACCAGCTTACATTGCACCTGAGGTGCTCtctaaaaaagaatatgatGGGAAG CTCGCAGATGTTTGGTCATGTGGAGTCACGTTATATGTGATGCTTGTTGGAGCTTATCCTTTTGAAGATCCCACTGATCCAAAAAATTTTAGGAAGACTATAATG AGGATACTCACTGTCCATTACTCAATTCCTGACTATGTCCGTATTTCTGTTGAGTGTCGACATCTTTTATCTCGGATTTTTGTGGCAAACCCTGAAAAG AGAATAAACATTGCAGAAATAAAGAGACACCCTTGGTTCTTGCAAAACTTGCCTGTAGAAGTAATGGAAGCTGGAAGCTTGCAAAGCAATGATATAAATACCCCAGCGCAAAGCATTGAAGAAGTGTTGGCAATAACACAAGAGGCAAGAACACTTGAGGTAGCCAAGGCTGGCCTGCTATCTCTTGGCAGCATGGACCTTGATGACTTGGATGATGCTGACCTTGAAGAAGACACAGAAGCAAGCGGTGACTTTGTCTGCTCAATCTGA
- the LOC113750284 gene encoding uncharacterized protein LOC113750284: MNPWETSTAKCTAEGVDTNQAEELKRILVTYETSSGQSINMEKSSIFFSKNMEQDKKLEICCKLGNIQMVSQGKYLGLPMVITRTKDQIFGFIRDNIQKKFGSWKQKLLNQAGKEILLKAVTLAMPTYAMSCFKLPLKLCKEISALMAIF; this comes from the exons ATGAATCCGTGGGAAACATCAACAGCCAAATGCACTGCTGAAGGCGTTG ACACCAACCAAGCTGAGGAGCTGAAGAGGATACTGGTGACATATGAAACGAGCTCTGGACAGTCGATCAATATGGAGAAGTCCTCTATTTTCTTCAGCAAAAATATGGAGCAGGACAAAAAGCTGGAAATATGCTGCAAGCTGGGGAATATCCAGATGGTCAGCCAAGGCAAATACCTGGGGCTGCCTATGGTGATAACGAGGACTAAGGACCAAATCTTTGGATTCATCCGAGATAACATTCAAAAGAAGTTTGGAAGCTGGAAACAGAAATTGCTGAATCAAGCAGGGAAGGAGATCTTGTTAAAAGCAGTGACTCTAGCAATGCCAACCTATGCTATGTCATGCTTTAAACTACCTCTGAAACTGTGTAAAGAGATCAGTGCACTAATGGCAATTTTTTAA
- the LOC113748865 gene encoding LOW QUALITY PROTEIN: 14-3-3-like protein B (The sequence of the model RefSeq protein was modified relative to this genomic sequence to represent the inferred CDS: inserted 1 base in 1 codon) yields the protein MAAITAREENVYMAKLAEQAERYEEMVEFMEKVSKSLGENEEXTVEERNLLSVAYKNVIGARRASWRIISSIEQKEESRGNEDHVNTIKEYRSKIEAELSSICDGILKLLDSKLIPSASAGDSKVFYLKMKGDYHRYLAEFKTGAERKEAAESTLTAYKAAQDIANTELAPTHPIRLGLALNFSVFYYEILNSPDRACNLAKQAFDEAIAELDTLGEESYKDSTLIMQLLRDNLTLWTSDMQDDGADEIKEAPKADNEQQ from the exons aTGGCAGCAATAACGGCGCGTGAGGAGAACGTATACATGGCAAAACTGGCCGAGCAAGCCGAGCGGTACGAGGAAATGGTGGAATTCATGGAAAAGGTCTCCAAATCCTTGGGAGAAAACGAGG TAACGGTGGAGGAAAGGAACCTGCTCTCAGTTGCCTACAAGAACGTTATTGGGGCCCGTAGGGCTTCATGGAGGATAATTTCATCAATTGAGCAGAAGGAAGAATCAAGAGGGAATGAGGATCATGTGAACACTATCAAGGAGTACAGATCCAAGATTGAGGCCGAGTTGTCATCAATCTGTGATGGGATCTTGAAGCTTCTTGATTCTAAGCTGATCCCATCAGCATCTGCTGGAGATTCTAAGGTTTTCTATTTGAAGATGAAGGGGGATTATCATAGGTATCTTGCTGAGTTCAAGACTGGTGCTGAAAGGAAAGAGGCTGCTGAAAGCACCCTTACTGCCTATAAGGCTGCTCAG GATATTGCAAACACAGAACTTGCCCCGACTCATCCTATCCGGCTTGGACTGGCTCTAAACTTCTCCGTCTTCTACTATGAGATTTTGAACTCTCCAGATCGTGCTTGTAATCTAGCAAAGCAG GCCTTTGATGAAGCAATTGCTGAGTTGGATACCCTAGGGGAGGAGTCATACAAGGACAGCACCCTGATTATGCAACTCTTGCGGGATAACCTTACCCTGTGGACATCTGACATGCAG GATGATGGAGCTGATGAGATCAAGGAAGCTCCCAAGGCTGATAATGAACAACAGTGA